Below is a genomic region from Ziziphus jujuba cultivar Dongzao chromosome 7, ASM3175591v1.
AACTACGTTATTCAaagttaattttgaaaatgaattattttaaacaacTATACgtcaaattaaaatgaaatcaaTTTACTTCAACATTTTAGGATCAAAATTGGGCGTCCTTTCCAGCATGCGTGCATGCATGCAAGCATATATTAAATtagtaataattaaaagaaaaaaaagaaaaaaagacaaactaAAAGAGTCATATGGATACATAGAAGAAGCCATAATCTTCGCAAGCATGGCTAAGGGTTTTGAGGGCTAGGGACCGTTGATTTGGGTCGCTGGAGAAGAGCATGAAGTAGTCAATGGTAGGGATTCCATCATCAACAGCTCCATTAATGGTATCATTATTAGGACAAGTAGCGGTGATGGATGAATACTTGGAGTAATTAGTAGTATTGGTGGGTTTATATGACCCTTGCAAGAGCAGTGGTGGAGCTGTATTGGCCATGGGAGAAAAAAGAAGCAGAGAGCAAATGTTGGTAGCTTGGCAGTGGGGATGAGAGCTTAATTAGATAGCTTAGAAGTGGAAGAGGATTTGCATGCTTGATTAGGGCTCGATGGGCATAAATTATAGGGGACTGACCCGGCTGCCCCTTTAGTACTATTATTCAATTCGGTTTTTTGTCAGTTTGATGCTTGATTAAATTTGGTCGGTTTTGAGGGCTTAGCATATCAAACTGATAAATGTCATAGTCTTGCCCCAGGTGAGGATACTAAAGAGAGTTTCATTCGACAGTTGCTTTTCTTCCTCTCATTCTGacttctccttctttttttttttttgttttttttttttggtgggataAAAAGCCCATAAGCTCAAAGAAATAAAAGCCAAACTTTACCACCATGTGGAGCATATTTTATTCATTGTAAAATACGCATACAGTTCGCGATGTAAAGGAAACCAatgtgattttatatttttttatggaaaaaaaaaaaaaaaaaagaaagaaagaaaacaaaagacgCTATCTAATATTTCTTCacgggaaaaagaaaaaaaatatatatatatatatatataataatcgaTATTAGTATCTTAATagaaatagtaaataaaaaagaaaatgtgataTGATTCCCTTTTCCGTTCAAGAAAGCAATAAAATTTTCAACCCGTCATCTGTGGAATTGTATAACTATATAGGCTTTACAATACCattctcatttttctttttgatgaatTAGGGAACGGGATTTTAGCACATGTTGCTGTTATTTGTGCATGTGATTCACCTAGCTTCAGAAAACAACAAAGACATGCCCAAAACGACAACACTTAACACAGCCAAGGATGAAATCGCCAAACTAAAAATATGTCCACTATTTGCTCATGGCAGAAAGTTAAAAGTAAAAATCTATTGTCAAGtaacgaagaaaaaaaatgagaaaagcaATTAGTGATAGATTTGTCACCCTATTTTTCCTAATAATCTTAGATAGGAAAACAAAATCATTTGCTCTTCATTTcttttacgttttttttttttttttctttgtgtttcATTGCATCTAATTATTGAGGTAATTAGAAAATAAGCTTGGGCTATATCGAAAATCTGATGCTCGATCCGGTGGCAGGTAGAAGTTTCGGTTGTATTATTTTCCTGAGATACGGAAACACATGTAAAGACAAATAACCTGCCGGATAGTCCATACTAAAATTGAAGACTTTAGAAGGATTTTGTTGTTGAGGTAGCTAGCTAGCTATTTAGGTTACCATCAGTTTTTAATTTAACATGCGGCATAATTGTACATGTAACACAGTACAACATCCGTTTGACAGGCAacaattttcatgtttttcaaacaaaaaaataatatttttttggtaaataaacaagaaaataatataaaacaacaaTTCTCATTGTCATCAATTTCTCGTGACCTTGTTCCCTCGGCTCACTTACTTTGACCAAATTCGTGCTCAAATTCATGCCTGCCAGCTTGAAATTTTGCAGTAAAGATGAATCTCTGACGTTGTTCCGATATCATCCATGTtaacaaatttataatatttccgAAAGCAATGCTAGCTTCTCTCACAAATAGAGATCCTACCTATTTGTGAAAAAAGGGAATAGTGCTTCCTAGAAcattaaaaatttgttttgtctATATGCATAATCAAAAGTAGCATATagtcctttaaaaaaataaataataataataataataatcaactgaatggttttctttttgataaCTGAAcgaatggttttctttttttctttttttcttttttttaataactgaaTGAATAGttaattatttatacttatttataGCTATTACTCTTAGcaattatgaaaaatttatattatacagatttttatttatttatttatttttcgtaGCAATGAAAAATTTTTCTTAtactacttatttattttatcaatttcataaatCCATGAAGCATGGCATTATTTTAACACTCAATTCTCTAGTGCGTACGTCCCATTACttttccaaaaggaaaaaaacaagttCAAGTACTAGTACTAATGACAAATTTATTAAGACATACGACAAttggaatataaaaattaatccaAGACAACCTATCGACTTGGATGGGTAATCATTGGTTACATACTAATCAGATATTTGGATCACATTAGTTTTTTAAGGGTTCGAGTTAAGCAAGCCGAATTTGTTGGAGGCTAAATTGCACATCAATCTCGTCATGACCATTGGCTTCCAAGGACTGCTTGTACGTCTTTCCACGGTACAATGGGGGGTGAGAGTCGTCCAAAAACTCGACCGCTGGGCTCACAAATGTATCCAATGACGGTCCATGAAGTGTGGCCACAGTTAGCCTCCTCGCTTTGTTCTTCTCCACCACTACTCGATGCACATGGCTCTTGTTTTTTCCGTTGCTCAAAATCTGTAACACCAAATATTCACTAATACCAACTGTCAAACTTATTTCATGCAAATATAACATAATGAATCATATTTAAgagacttttatatatatatatatatatgtcgttATAATGTATGAAGTTTTTTTATTACCTCAAGATGATCCCCaatttgcatgaaaatagcATTACGGGGAATGTAAGCATTGATCCATTTTCCTTGATGGGATAGTATTTGGAGGCCACCGTTAACATTTTGTATAAGGGACACAAATAAGCCAGGATCAGTGTGATCGGATATACCCATAGTACCATTTGATTTGAAATTGGGTGGGTAAAGGTTCATAGCTGATACTTCAAACCCCGACTCAAAATTGAATGCCTTTTCTATGTAGCAtttgttaaaaactaaaataataattacaataaataattggttaataattataataaataatttgtaattttgtagtaaagtcGGCAGCATGGAAAAAGTTTGATTTGGATACTTCATGGTTAAGAGAGTAGAAAGTTGACATGTGTATTGCAATTAATGTAAGGAAGTCAAATTGTTTACTAAAACCATAGCAAGTTGCCACACGTAAGCTAGCCTTAAATGTATTGAGTAGATAGTTGATAGGTTGACATATGTACTCATATGAGCTGTATTTTTACATGTATTGAAAAGGAAACAGCAAAGCATATGATGGTTGTTACTTTGAACCGTCTTTtttaagcttatatatatatttgtaccaATTTGTTttgtatctaaaaaaaaaaaaatattgtatggGAAATTCGGAAATAACAATTTGGAAGTTATAAAAAGGTAATTCCAATtaaacttcaaattttaaattttttagagaGAATTTGATAATTTAGCAATGAAAAATAACGAAACtatcaaattttagaattattaatcaaattaaaaaaaaataattataccgTGCATTTCTTCTTTAGTTTTTAGCTCTTCACTTCCTTTAAATTAGAATTAGTCTCGGtcactcttttctttttttttacaaaaaataatttttcttaaccTCTTCCATTTTATCAAATCTCCAATTTTAAATACGTTTTTGCATATTATCCAACAGCATTCTTCCAATCCCAAGCTCTCTGATACTGCCCTT
It encodes:
- the LOC112492320 gene encoding 2-oxoglutarate-dependent dioxygenase 21, chloroplastic isoform X1, translated to MKYPNQTFSMLPTLLQNYKLFIIIINQLFIVIIILVFNKCYIEKAFNFESGFEVSAMNLYPPNFKSNGTMGISDHTDPGLFVSLIQNVNGGLQILSHQGKWINAYIPRNAIFMQIGDHLEILSNGKNKSHVHRVVVEKNKARRLTVATLHGPSLDTFVSPAVEFLDDSHPPLYRGKTYKQSLEANGHDEIDVQFSLQQIRLA
- the LOC112492320 gene encoding 2-oxoglutarate-dependent dioxygenase 21, chloroplastic isoform X2 encodes the protein MSDFFDPEQVEDRRQNEKKHPTDRIRWGLRSYPGENREYLKILSNGKNKSHVHRVVVEKNKARRLTVATLHGPSLDTFVSPAVEFLDDSHPPLYRGKTYKQSLEANGHDEIDVQFSLQQIRLA
- the LOC112492320 gene encoding 2-oxoglutarate-dependent dioxygenase 21, chloroplastic isoform X3 — translated: MLTVASKYYPIKENGSMLTFPVMLFSCKLGIILSEYLVLQILSNGKNKSHVHRVVVEKNKARRLTVATLHGPSLDTFVSPAVEFLDDSHPPLYRGKTYKQSLEANGHDEIDVQFSLQQIRLA